The Aquidulcibacter paucihalophilus genome has a window encoding:
- the prfB gene encoding peptide chain release factor 2 (programmed frameshift): MRPDVEAMKADIEQSIALLRRRLDWDVALRKLDELNARVEDPTLWNDPEAAQAVSRDRSRLAAQIDTVREMETGLEEGVMLADMADEEGDEATLEEARASLKAIKDRAGRAELEALLSGEADGNDAYLEVNSGAGGTESCDWAGMLLRMYSRWARAHGYEVELEAEESGDQAGIKSATILITGPNAYGWLKSESGVHRLVRISPYDAAAKRHTSFASIGVSPVVDDAIEIDINPSDVRTDTYRASGSGGQHINKTDSAVRLTHIPTNTVVACQAGRSQHQNREQAWKMLRARLYELELQRREAAAQAVADAKTDIGWGHQIRSYVLQPYQMVKDLRTNVETSDTQGVLDGDLDMFMGAALAARVGETRGSTVE; encoded by the exons ATGAGACCGGATGTCGAGGCCATGAAGGCCGACATCGAGCAGAGCATCGCTCTGCTCAGGAGGCGTCTT GACTGGGATGTCGCGCTTCGAAAACTTGATGAGCTGAACGCGCGGGTCGAGGACCCGACGCTGTGGAACGACCCCGAGGCGGCCCAGGCCGTTTCGCGCGACCGCTCGCGCCTGGCCGCCCAGATCGACACCGTCCGCGAGATGGAGACCGGTCTGGAGGAGGGCGTGATGCTCGCCGACATGGCCGATGAGGAAGGCGACGAGGCGACGCTGGAAGAGGCGCGTGCCTCGCTCAAGGCGATCAAGGATCGCGCCGGCCGCGCCGAGCTGGAAGCCCTGCTGTCCGGCGAGGCCGACGGCAATGACGCCTATCTGGAAGTGAACTCCGGTGCCGGCGGCACCGAGTCCTGCGACTGGGCCGGGATGCTGCTGCGGATGTATTCCCGCTGGGCCCGGGCCCACGGTTATGAGGTCGAGCTGGAGGCCGAGGAATCGGGCGACCAGGCGGGCATCAAGTCGGCCACCATCCTGATCACCGGGCCCAACGCCTATGGCTGGCTGAAGTCGGAATCGGGCGTGCACCGGCTGGTGCGCATCAGCCCGTATGACGCGGCGGCCAAGCGGCACACCTCCTTCGCCTCGATCGGGGTTTCGCCGGTGGTGGACGACGCCATCGAGATCGACATCAATCCCTCGGACGTGCGCACCGACACCTATCGCGCCTCGGGCTCGGGCGGTCAGCACATCAACAAGACGGACTCGGCGGTGCGTCTGACGCACATTCCGACCAATACGGTCGTGGCCTGCCAGGCCGGCCGGTCGCAGCACCAGAACCGCGAACAGGCGTGGAAGATGCTGCGGGCGCGTCTCTACGAACTGGAACTGCAGCGGCGTGAGGCGGCGGCCCAGGCCGTGGCCGATGCCAAGACCGACATCGGCTGGGGCCACCAGATCCGGTCCTACGTCCTGCAGCCCTATCAGATGGTCAAGGACCTGCGGACCAACGTCGAGACCTCGGACACCCAGGGCGTCCTGGACGGCGACCTGGACATGTTCATGGGCGCAGCCCTGGCAGCCAGGGTCGGCGAGACGCGCGGCAGCACCGTGGAATAG
- a CDS encoding polymer-forming cytoskeletal protein yields MFNKTKSPAPSPQPRADNGSSIPPLPDLPMPGGSSAAPARAASPAAPSPRGLSTLSADLQFEGGITGGGDLQIDGSIKGDVRVGRLIVGETGAVEGNVSADYVEVRGRIVGGISGKQVKLIATAYVDGDITAEQMSIDIGAYFQGRVLQGRREAPAPTPAPRPAAHEPAPQIIDMKGPSA; encoded by the coding sequence TTGTTCAACAAGACTAAATCCCCCGCCCCGTCGCCCCAGCCCCGCGCTGACAACGGTTCATCCATCCCGCCGCTGCCCGATCTGCCCATGCCGGGCGGTTCGTCGGCGGCCCCTGCCCGCGCCGCCTCTCCGGCCGCGCCGAGCCCCCGCGGTCTGTCGACCCTGTCGGCCGATCTCCAGTTCGAGGGCGGCATCACCGGTGGCGGCGATCTGCAGATCGACGGCTCGATCAAGGGCGACGTCCGCGTCGGCCGGCTGATCGTCGGTGAAACCGGCGCCGTCGAGGGCAATGTCTCGGCCGACTATGTCGAGGTTCGCGGCCGTATCGTCGGCGGCATCTCGGGCAAGCAGGTCAAACTGATCGCCACCGCCTATGTCGACGGCGACATCACCGCCGAACAGATGTCGATCGACATCGGTGCCTATTTCCAGGGCCGCGTCCTGCAAGGCCGCCGCGAGGCCCCGGCTCCGACGCCGGCCCCGCGTCCCGCCGCGCACGAGCCCGCGCCGCAGATCATCGACATGAAGGGTCCTTCGGCCTGA
- a CDS encoding M23 family metallopeptidase, with amino-acid sequence MTEQEPTVRRSLIGKWFPTRYLYLRDGESVRAWALTPGKQAAAAVAAVLLGGWTALASGSMIFDMVAQSQTDRTVASARAASERMNADLQARLDSAVVRMTATTGSLDEMAQMVERRHAALTQVMGMFRGVEGAEQALRPAPALNPDRSSPVQRMIAVRMDQERLIARAETEAQTRAERLRLAFRLAGLNPAAYTPHDAALGGPLVEARDPRALAAVLDVDEAFAVRIRHAADNLSDMRSLANAAEGMPFRRPTQARTTSGFGVRFDPFNGRPALHQGQDFAAPLNTPIYAPAPGIVSFVGVRSGYGNTVEIDHGRGFKTRYAHLNATAVQPGQRITLGQRVGAMGTTGRSTGVHLHYEVWMNGRPQNPARFMRAGDQLVQQD; translated from the coding sequence ATGACCGAACAAGAGCCGACTGTCAGGCGGTCTCTGATCGGAAAGTGGTTTCCGACCCGATATCTCTACCTGCGCGATGGCGAGTCCGTCCGCGCCTGGGCCCTGACACCCGGCAAACAGGCGGCCGCCGCGGTCGCCGCGGTCCTGCTGGGCGGCTGGACCGCCCTCGCCTCGGGCAGCATGATCTTCGACATGGTGGCGCAGAGTCAGACGGATCGAACCGTCGCCAGCGCCCGCGCCGCCTCCGAGCGGATGAACGCCGACCTGCAGGCCCGACTGGACAGCGCCGTGGTGCGCATGACCGCCACCACCGGCTCGCTCGATGAAATGGCCCAGATGGTCGAGCGCCGCCACGCGGCCCTGACCCAGGTCATGGGCATGTTCCGCGGCGTCGAGGGTGCCGAGCAGGCGCTGCGCCCCGCCCCGGCCCTCAATCCCGATCGCTCTTCGCCGGTCCAGCGGATGATCGCCGTGCGCATGGACCAGGAGCGGCTGATCGCCCGCGCCGAGACCGAGGCCCAGACCCGCGCCGAACGGCTGCGGCTGGCCTTCCGCCTCGCCGGCCTGAACCCGGCCGCCTACACCCCGCATGACGCCGCGCTGGGCGGGCCGCTGGTCGAGGCGCGCGATCCCCGGGCCCTGGCCGCCGTTCTGGATGTGGATGAGGCCTTCGCCGTGCGCATCCGGCACGCCGCGGACAATCTGTCCGACATGCGCTCGCTGGCCAATGCCGCGGAGGGCATGCCCTTCCGCCGCCCGACCCAGGCCCGCACCACCTCCGGCTTCGGCGTCCGCTTCGACCCGTTCAACGGCCGCCCCGCCCTGCATCAGGGTCAGGACTTCGCGGCCCCGCTGAACACGCCCATCTACGCCCCGGCGCCCGGGATCGTGTCTTTCGTCGGCGTTCGTTCAGGGTATGGCAACACCGTTGAGATAGATCATGGTCGCGGTTTCAAGACGCGCTACGCCCACCTGAACGCCACTGCTGTCCAGCCCGGCCAGCGGATCACGCTCGGCCAGCGTGTCGGCGCCATGGGAACCACAGGACGCTCCACGGGCGTGCATCTGCACTATGAAGTGTGGATGAACGGCCGCCCCCAAAACCCCGCCCGCTTCATGAGAGCCGGAGACCAACTTGTTCAACAAGACTAA
- the bcp gene encoding thioredoxin-dependent thiol peroxidase gives MTDITEGSKAPAFDMATADGGRVSLDGLKGRKVVLYFYPKADTPGCTNEARDFSEHIDAFAAAGATVIGVSRDPVKKLDRFRTKYDLKVILASDEPEDVTEAWGVWVEKKLYGREYMGIERATFLIDGAGVVRRVWRKVSVKGHAAEVLAAVESL, from the coding sequence ATGACTGACATCACCGAAGGTTCGAAAGCTCCCGCGTTCGACATGGCCACGGCCGACGGCGGCCGCGTGTCCCTCGACGGGCTCAAGGGCCGCAAGGTCGTGCTCTATTTCTATCCGAAGGCCGACACGCCGGGCTGCACCAATGAGGCGCGGGACTTCTCCGAGCACATCGACGCCTTTGCCGCGGCGGGCGCGACCGTCATCGGCGTCTCCCGTGACCCGGTGAAGAAGCTCGACCGCTTCCGGACCAAATACGACCTCAAGGTCATCCTTGCCTCCGACGAACCCGAGGACGTGACCGAGGCCTGGGGCGTCTGGGTCGAGAAGAAGCTCTACGGCCGCGAATACATGGGCATCGAACGGGCCACCTTCCTGATCGACGGCGCCGGCGTCGTACGGCGCGTCTGGCGCAAGGTGTCAGTCAAGGGTCACGCTGCGGAAGTTTTGGCGGCGGTCGAATCTCTCTGA
- the tyrS gene encoding tyrosine--tRNA ligase — protein sequence MSDQNFKSDFLRTLQARGYIHQITHPAELDAAAADGVVTGYIGFDATAPSLHVGSLIQIMMLRRLQQAGGKPIVLMGGGTTKVGDPTGKDASRPQLTDETIQSNIASIKTVFEKFLTFGDGPTDAILLDNDQWLSTYGYVEFLREYGTHFTINRMLAFDSVKLRLEREQPMTFLEFNYMLMQSVDFLELNRAHGCTLQMGGSDQWGNIVSGVDLVRRVDQKAAFGLTTPLLTTASGGKMGKTAQGAVWLNAEQLSPYDYWQFWRNVDDADVGKFLRLFTDLPLDEIARLEVLEGAGINDAKIRLATEATTLLHGETEALAAQLTAKLAFEDGKTSAGLPTVELPADEVIGAMIASLTTKAGLTASNGEARRLAQGGGLRLNDTAIADGARLIEASDVNADGVLKLAAGKKKIVLVRPV from the coding sequence ATGAGCGACCAGAATTTCAAGTCCGACTTCCTGCGAACCCTCCAGGCGCGCGGCTACATCCATCAGATCACCCACCCGGCCGAGCTCGACGCGGCGGCCGCCGACGGCGTGGTCACCGGCTACATCGGCTTCGACGCCACTGCACCGTCGCTGCACGTCGGCAGCCTGATCCAGATCATGATGCTGCGCCGGCTGCAGCAGGCCGGCGGCAAGCCCATCGTCCTGATGGGCGGCGGCACGACCAAGGTCGGCGACCCGACCGGCAAGGATGCCTCGCGTCCCCAGCTGACCGACGAGACCATCCAGTCGAACATTGCCTCCATCAAGACGGTGTTCGAAAAATTCCTGACCTTCGGCGACGGCCCGACCGACGCCATCCTGCTCGACAACGACCAGTGGCTGTCGACCTACGGCTATGTCGAATTCCTGCGCGAATACGGCACGCATTTCACAATCAACCGGATGTTGGCCTTCGACTCGGTCAAGCTGCGGCTGGAACGCGAACAGCCGATGACCTTCCTCGAGTTCAACTACATGCTGATGCAGTCGGTGGACTTCCTCGAGCTGAACCGCGCCCATGGCTGCACCCTGCAGATGGGCGGCTCCGACCAGTGGGGCAACATCGTCTCGGGCGTGGATCTGGTGCGCCGCGTGGACCAGAAGGCCGCTTTCGGCCTGACCACCCCCCTGCTGACCACCGCCTCCGGCGGCAAGATGGGCAAGACGGCCCAGGGTGCCGTCTGGCTGAACGCCGAACAGCTGTCGCCGTACGACTACTGGCAGTTCTGGCGCAACGTCGACGATGCCGACGTGGGCAAATTCCTGCGCCTGTTCACGGACCTGCCGCTCGATGAGATCGCCCGGCTGGAGGTGCTTGAGGGCGCCGGCATCAATGATGCGAAGATCCGGCTGGCCACAGAGGCCACCACGCTTCTGCATGGCGAAACTGAAGCCTTGGCTGCCCAACTAACGGCAAAGCTGGCCTTCGAGGACGGCAAAACGTCGGCGGGCCTTCCCACCGTCGAACTGCCCGCGGACGAAGTGATCGGTGCCATGATCGCGTCCCTGACCACAAAGGCCGGCCTGACCGCTTCCAACGGCGAGGCCCGCCGTCTGGCCCAGGGCGGCGGCCTGCGTCTGAACGACACCGCCATCGCCGATGGCGCCCGGCTGATCGAGGCGTCCGACGTCAATGCCGACGGCGTGCTCAAACTGGCCGCCGGCAAGAAGAAGATCGTCCTCGTCCGTCCCGTTTGA